CAGGCAGTGCTAAAACGTCATGCCACAACATTTCTGAATACGGTTGCACAGTTGAACTTGCAGGAACTTTCCCCCGAAGAGGCACTGAAGCAAGTCATCCGAGCGGCGATCGCCCATGAGGTGGCATACCCCAATCAGGGAAAAATCCTGCTCCATGAAGCCATGCAGAATGAAGGAAAGTATTTTAAGCTGACCGGGTGGGAGGCTCCAATCGGGCTGGGAATGCAGCTTTTACAAAAAGGCATTGATGAAGGATATTTCTGCCCCCACAATCCCTGGTTGATGATGATCCACATTATGGGAATCACAACTTTCTACTTTAATGCGGAGAATAATCTCAGAAACGTGAACCCCGATTGGCAATGGCGCACACCAGAAGCCCTTGAAGAACTCACGAAATCGGCGATCGCGTTGATTCTTGGAGGTTTGAAG
The nucleotide sequence above comes from Oscillatoria sp. FACHB-1407. Encoded proteins:
- a CDS encoding TetR family transcriptional regulator, encoding MEQVVKLAAKTGRSPTRQTRDAEATKAQILDAAEEEFARFGLMAARTEVIASKTGVTKAMIYYYFGSKEELYQAVLKRHATTFLNTVAQLNLQELSPEEALKQVIRAAIAHEVAYPNQGKILLHEAMQNEGKYFKLTGWEAPIGLGMQLLQKGIDEGYFCPHNPWLMMIHIMGITTFYFNAENNLRNVNPDWQWRTPEALEELTKSAIALILGGLKKT